A single Pseudomonas sp. HN11 DNA region contains:
- a CDS encoding glyoxalase, whose amino-acid sequence MCKRVKVSLALTLLAAQIMGSAFAATPAVAVAPQYDTSHVYVAPADVDRFAQSFLATFGGKSTDQVVVNVLPVPSSTTSQLLQTPAGTVSLFGFTTPIPYPFGLERNGYLVKDMDAALKAARENGAAVIVSDFPDPIGRDAVVQWPGGVNMQLYWHTKTPEYAAFQTVPENRVYLSPDRAEAFIKAFLGFSHGKVLVDDKQAHGVDIGQPNGHYRRVEIESPFGRMAVLVTNGQLPYPFGHETTGYQVEDLKATLGKATGSGATVLVPAFDSKGRRSALVEFPGGYVAEIHQLIAVK is encoded by the coding sequence ATGTGTAAACGAGTGAAGGTTTCCCTGGCACTGACATTGCTGGCCGCGCAGATAATGGGCAGTGCCTTTGCGGCAACACCTGCGGTGGCCGTGGCGCCACAGTACGACACCAGCCACGTGTATGTGGCACCGGCAGATGTCGACCGGTTTGCCCAGAGTTTCCTGGCTACCTTCGGCGGCAAAAGCACAGACCAAGTGGTGGTGAATGTACTGCCGGTGCCAAGCAGCACCACCTCGCAATTGCTGCAGACTCCGGCGGGCACGGTGTCATTGTTTGGTTTCACCACGCCGATCCCGTACCCCTTCGGCCTGGAGCGCAACGGCTACCTGGTCAAGGACATGGACGCCGCCCTCAAGGCCGCCCGCGAAAACGGCGCGGCGGTGATCGTCAGCGACTTTCCCGACCCGATCGGACGTGACGCGGTGGTGCAATGGCCAGGCGGCGTGAACATGCAGCTCTACTGGCACACCAAGACCCCGGAGTACGCAGCGTTCCAGACCGTACCGGAAAACCGCGTGTACCTCAGCCCCGACCGGGCCGAGGCTTTCATCAAAGCGTTCCTCGGTTTCTCCCACGGCAAAGTCCTGGTCGATGACAAACAGGCCCATGGTGTAGATATCGGTCAACCCAACGGTCACTATCGTCGTGTCGAAATCGAGTCGCCGTTCGGACGCATGGCGGTGTTGGTCACCAACGGCCAACTGCCCTACCCGTTCGGCCATGAGACCACCGGCTATCAAGTGGAGGACCTGAAGGCCACTCTGGGCAAGGCCACCGGCTCTGGCGCCACAGTGCTGGTGCCCGCGTTCGACAGCAAAGGCCGTCGCAGTGCGTTGGTCGAATTCCCAGGCGGCTACGTCGCGGAGATCCATCAACTCATCGCAGTAAAATGA
- a CDS encoding secretin and TonB N-terminal domain-containing protein produces MCALVLLLLLAGGRTAQAESPLLSLNLPAQDLEHALQAYSRATGMAVLVDRELTRGRRSIGVRGRFTAQEALAMLLTGSGLMARYARSDAFTLQTPQVSQPPAIRGAAARPATRINNSYATALQQAIETSLCRSPLTRPGSFRALVQVWVNPEGVIEHSRLVSSTGDEQRDEALVRSLSAARVQRPAPSSLRQPVTLLLMPDTTGTRMECTAAKGAWGG; encoded by the coding sequence ATGTGCGCCCTGGTCTTGCTATTGCTGCTGGCCGGCGGTCGCACGGCGCAGGCAGAGTCACCGCTGCTGTCGCTGAATTTGCCGGCGCAAGACCTGGAACACGCACTGCAAGCCTATAGCCGCGCCACCGGGATGGCGGTGCTGGTGGACCGCGAGTTGACGCGGGGCCGGCGTTCCATTGGGGTACGCGGGCGCTTTACGGCACAAGAAGCACTGGCGATGTTGCTGACAGGGAGTGGCCTGATGGCACGTTATGCACGCAGCGATGCGTTTACCTTGCAGACCCCGCAGGTCAGTCAGCCGCCTGCTATTCGTGGTGCGGCAGCACGCCCCGCCACGCGGATCAACAACAGTTACGCGACGGCGTTACAGCAAGCCATCGAGACCAGCCTGTGCCGTTCGCCGCTGACCCGGCCCGGCAGTTTTCGGGCCTTGGTGCAGGTGTGGGTCAACCCGGAAGGGGTGATAGAGCACAGCCGGCTGGTCAGCTCCACCGGCGATGAACAACGCGATGAAGCACTGGTGCGCAGCCTGAGCGCGGCCCGGGTCCAACGCCCGGCGCCAAGTTCACTGCGCCAACCGGTGACTTTACTTTTGATGCCTGACACAACAGGAACACGCATGGAATGCACAGCAGCGAAAGGAGCCTGGGGCGGATGA
- a CDS encoding RNA polymerase sigma factor: MKNTGHSTMVSLFLASYEDFKVRLRKRLGSEDLANDVLHETYLRVDRMDVPPNLQQPNAYLYRMALNIAADRRQADARLLTGSEVEELLQSADEAQDPSRVVGGQKEIQSLVKALYELPARRRKILIAARLEEAPHLEISQRFGISTRMVEKEIKAALGYCAKRLERKVIQRFGPGAGKPS; encoded by the coding sequence ATGAAAAATACCGGGCACAGTACGATGGTCAGCCTGTTCCTGGCCTCCTACGAAGACTTCAAGGTGCGTTTGCGCAAGCGCCTGGGCTCGGAAGACCTGGCCAACGACGTGCTGCACGAAACCTACCTGCGGGTCGACCGCATGGACGTGCCGCCCAACCTGCAACAGCCCAACGCCTACTTGTACCGCATGGCTCTGAACATCGCCGCCGACCGCCGCCAGGCCGACGCGCGCCTGCTCACCGGCAGCGAAGTGGAAGAGCTGCTGCAAAGCGCCGACGAAGCCCAGGACCCGTCACGGGTGGTGGGCGGCCAGAAAGAAATCCAATCCCTGGTCAAGGCGCTTTACGAACTGCCGGCACGCCGGCGCAAAATCCTTATCGCCGCCCGTCTGGAAGAGGCTCCACACTTGGAGATCTCCCAGCGTTTCGGCATTTCCACGCGCATGGTCGAAAAAGAAATCAAGGCCGCCCTGGGCTACTGCGCCAAGCGCCTGGAAAGAAAAGTGATTCAGCGGTTCGGTCCCGGCGCCGGAAAACCGTCTTAG